The nucleotide sequence CTCGACGAATCCCAGCCGGCGACGTGGGAGCTCTACAACGATCTGGCTTCGCGCCACGGCGTCGACGTGTTCATCCACGACTGGTACTGGTTCGACGGCCAGCCGGCCATGCACGAGGCCCTCGAAAGCGGCTTTTTGCGGTCGAGCAATCGCGAGAAGATGAAGTTTGCGATCATGTGGACCAACCACGACTGGCCCACGTGGATCGAGACCCGCCGGCCCGACGGCTCGTATCATCGCCCCTGCGCAGCCAGAAGCCCCAGCCACAGCCCCGCCGAGGTCTACCGCAGCATGGCCTACGCGGTCGCGCGGTATCTTCACGACCCGAACTACTGGCGGATCGACGGTAAGCCGGTGATCGTTATCTTCTGGCCCTTCGGTGAAGTTGAGGAATGCAGACGGCTCCTCGACGACCTCCGCGACCTGGCCCGCCGGATGGGCCACGAGGGCATTCACTTCCACGCCGCGCACGGCGGCCTGCTGACCGATCGTCTCGCCGAGCGCGGCTTCGACAGCTACGCCCACTACAACCCGCTGGGCGACGTGTCAAACCATCGCCCGATCGAAGAGGAGGTCATCGACTATCCCACTCTCGCCGCCCAGATCGCCGAGACGTACTGGCCGCGCTGGAACGCCCTGCACCCGCTGCCGTTCTTCCCGACCATCTCGCCCGGTTTCGACTGGACGCCGCGCATGCTGCCCCGCGTGCGCCCCGCCGGGCCGTCAGATCGTAACCGGTGGCCCGGCTGCACGATTCTCGAAAATGACACGCCCGCTGCGTTCGGCTCGTTCGTCCGTTCCGCCCTCGATTTCCTCGACGCCAACCGCACCGATCCGCGCGTGGTCGTGATCGGCTGCTGGAACGAATGGACCGAAGGCCACTACCTCCTGCCCGATCTGACGTACGGGTATGGCAAACTCCAAGCCCTCGCCGCCGCGCTCGACCTCGACGCCGAAACCGGCCGGAATCTCGGCAATACCGTACCGGGGAATCGATAATCGCGGCAGTCTGCCGCAGCACATTCTCCGGCGATTGACATGAAGCCCTGACGTGCTTATCCTAGCGTCTGGGATGGGAAAGAACGACGGCCACTTTCTACAGGGCGAGCATGCTGCGGGAACGCACCGTTACAGAGCAGGCGATTGAGGAGCCGAAGAGAATCGAGATCTTCGGATCGATGATCCTCCAGGGCGACGCCGTGAACATACTCCGGTGCCTGCCGGAGCACTCCATGCAGTGCGCGGTGACGTCGCCGCCCTACTGGGGGCTGCGCGACTACGATATCGAAGGTCAGATCGGCCTGGAGGCAAGCCTCGCGCAGTATATCAACCGACTCGTCACCGTCTTCAATGAAGTGAAGCGCGTCCTGAAGGACGACGGAATTCTGTGGATCAACATCGGCGACGGGTACACGAGCGGAAATCGGGGATGGAGAGCGCCGGACAAGAAGAATCCGGCGAGAGCGATGAACGTCAGGCCCAATACTCCGGACGGCCTGAAGCCAAAGGATCTTCTGGGCGTGCCGTGGCGTCTGGCGTTTGCGCTCCAACAGGACGGCTGGTACCTTCGAAGCGACATCATCTGGTACAAGCCGAACGCGATGCCTGAAAGCGTCAAGGATCGCCCCACTCGCGCTCACGAATACGTCTTCATGCTGACCAAGTCTGAGAAGTACTACTACGACTACGAAGCCATGCTGGAGGTGAATGGACGAGGCCCGCGGAATCGTCGAACGGTCTGGAGCGTGAACACGCAACCATTCACCGATGCGCACTTCGCGACGTTTCCGCCTGATCTGATCAAGCCGTGCATTCTCGCCTCGACCAGGCGTGGCGACCACGTGCTGGACCCGTTCTTCGGTTCCGGCACGGTGGGCGTCGTCTGCCAGGAGTTCAGCAGGAATTACGTCGGCGTCGAGTTGCACCCCGACTATATCGAGATGGCCGCCCGACGCCTTGCCAAAGGCACGCAGATCGTGTTACTCAGAGAAAACATCAGATGACGAGCACAACGATTCGCATTCCGGCGCCCGATCTCCAAGTGGACTTTTTCCTGGCGCTGGCTGCCGCAAGGCGCGAGTATCTTCAGGACGCCTTGCGAAGGACCGTGCAGAACCTCGACATCAGCAGACTGGACGACGAGCTATCCGATCTGGTCCCGCCGGACGAATTGCGGGGAATCGCCGGACGAGGCCTGAGAGGAGAGCTTCTCTTCGCAGTCCCGTACCTCCTTAACGAGAATCCGAAACTGCTGGGATACTATCGCCTGCTGCTGGGCTTCAGCCAGAAGGCGTTCTACACCGCCGATTACGGCACGACAATGTTCAAGGCGATGGAAGAGCGCGGACTTGTACCCAGAGCGGCGACCGAGCGGCTCGCTGAGCTGTGCAAGGGGCTCATCACCGCTGCGGTCACCATGGTCCGCGGAATAGGAGTCGAACACGTATCGCGAAACCTCCTCGACGACCTGACACTTCTGACACTCGGTCCGCAGTTGCGCGGCGGGGCCAACGTGACGAAGGGCAAAGTCGGCATCAAGACCGTTTTCAAGGTGATTCACGATATTGTCGGACAATATGCCGTTTCAGCCGATCAAAGGAAGATCGAAATCACCAACGCAGCCGAGCGAAAGGTCCTGATCGAATTCGCTTCCGATCCCGACATCATCATCCGTGAACTGATGGCGCCGAACTCCTATCGAAACCTGATAGCCATTGAAGTCAAGGGTGGGACTGATTTTTCGAATATTCACAACCGCCTCGGCGAGGCGGAAAAGAGCCATCAGAAGGCGCGGCAGGCAGGGTTTGTTGAATGCTGGACGGTGACCAATGTGGACCGAATTGACCTCGGCATGGCGAGGAGGGAGTCACCCACGACAAACCGGTTCTATCGGATATCGCAGATCATGTCGGAAGAAGGTGAGGAGTTTGAGGACTTCCGCAACCGCATCATCTCGTCAACCGGCATCCCGACGCCGGGAATCAGAGAACGCTAAAAACACCGCTGCCTGATCGAGTTGGCCGATCGGTAGCTCCGCCGCAGCAACCACATTTATGCGCTGGCCCGAAGCACCGGGACCTCGATCTCTTCGACACGCCACGCCGCGTATTGGAGGGCCGCGTCGATGTCCGCGGCTTCGAGGTACGGGTACAGCTTGAGAATGTCTTCCTTCCCCGTGGCGCCGTTCCTTCCGGCGATTTCCGATCTTCCGCGCTGACAGGACAGCCTTCCAACTCCGACCACCCGCGACTACAATACCTGCCTCTGATGCCGATCGGAGATAACACGGCAACGGAGAAAACCGAGCAGGACAAGACCACGACAGGCGATCGCGAACCCATCAGCTTCAGGATGACACACGATGACCGAAACCCACGTCAGCGGCATCCTCCAGACAGTCGAAAGGCAAATCCACTTCCTCGTGCAGCGCCAGCACCGCGGCGGATGGGTCGGACTCTGGTTCCTGCCCGACGGCCGGGCCGAGGCCCAAATCGCCGGAGAGCCGATCCGCACCATCAAGATGAGCCACGGCACCTCGCCCTCGATCGCCCAGGTGATCCTGCGGGCCGGGCAGGCGTTCGGGCGAAACGAGTGGGTCGAGTCGGCGGGGCGGTTCGTGAGCGTGCTCCGCGACGCCGAGTGTCCCAACGGCGGCTGGCCGCTGTATGTCTGGATCGAGGA is from Phycisphaerae bacterium and encodes:
- a CDS encoding site-specific DNA-methyltransferase; amino-acid sequence: MQCAVTSPPYWGLRDYDIEGQIGLEASLAQYINRLVTVFNEVKRVLKDDGILWINIGDGYTSGNRGWRAPDKKNPARAMNVRPNTPDGLKPKDLLGVPWRLAFALQQDGWYLRSDIIWYKPNAMPESVKDRPTRAHEYVFMLTKSEKYYYDYEAMLEVNGRGPRNRRTVWSVNTQPFTDAHFATFPPDLIKPCILASTRRGDHVLDPFFGSGTVGVVCQEFSRNYVGVELHPDYIEMAARRLAKGTQIVLLRENIR
- a CDS encoding XcyI family restriction endonuclease codes for the protein MTSTTIRIPAPDLQVDFFLALAAARREYLQDALRRTVQNLDISRLDDELSDLVPPDELRGIAGRGLRGELLFAVPYLLNENPKLLGYYRLLLGFSQKAFYTADYGTTMFKAMEERGLVPRAATERLAELCKGLITAAVTMVRGIGVEHVSRNLLDDLTLLTLGPQLRGGANVTKGKVGIKTVFKVIHDIVGQYAVSADQRKIEITNAAERKVLIEFASDPDIIIRELMAPNSYRNLIAIEVKGGTDFSNIHNRLGEAEKSHQKARQAGFVECWTVTNVDRIDLGMARRESPTTNRFYRISQIMSEEGEEFEDFRNRIISSTGIPTPGIRER
- a CDS encoding DUF433 domain-containing protein: MVGVGRLSCQRGRSEIAGRNGATGKEDILKLYPYLEAADIDAALQYAAWRVEEIEVPVLRASA